The stretch of DNA CGACCCATATCTTAGTCGGTGATTATCCAGAGAATTATACGGCTGTAGCTGATCGTCCTTTTATTTTTATGACCGAGGAGGATTTATAGCAAAAAAATTAGACTTCAACAGCAGACGCTATTGAAGTCTAATCATAGTGTGGTAAAGAAGTCCCTACTTCTTTAAGGTTGACAAACTAATCTTAAAACAGCACTCCTATCTTAAGATTAATGTTGTGCATCATATTATAAGGGTTGGTTGTTTTAGATGCTGCATTAATGTCTAAACTTTCGTCAATAGCAGTAGCAGGATCGTCTACTGTAGCAGCAGCTCTAAGTGTCATTTCACCACCAAAGCCACCAACAACATCAATAATTCCTGCATCGTAATAAACTCCAGCATATAAACGCAATCCGCCTTCTGCATTTGGCGTAAATTCTACCCCAGCACCTGCACCAAGACTCACTTGAATTGGAGTGATGTCTTTCCATACATTTGGCTCTACAGAAGCTTCTTGCCCTGCTGGAATACGATACCCCGTTACATCGTCTACATAACCATTTGCCGAAGCAGCTACATCGCCAGGGCTAAATATCTTAGCACCAGCAGTAACAGGAATCATAATTTTGATGAGTGGAATATGGAAAAAAGCACGCATATAAGA from Aureispira anguillae encodes:
- a CDS encoding PorT family protein produces the protein MLRKIAILTILLAQVVYVKAQEIKFGVHVDPFISFLGSQEKQVASDGINGGTALGVEVEYRFTGEENYAITFGLDFALNSGGSLLYRYGGVLFPKTDLDPTVFRDIAGGALPNNNTGSELDLHAFTKVNYRINYLQLPIGLKLRTNELGGSYMRAFFHIPLIKIMIPVTAGAKIFSPGDVAASANGYVDDVTGYRIPAGQEASVEPNVWKDITPIQVSLGAGAGVEFTPNAEGGLRLYAGVYYDAGIIDVVGGFGGEMTLRAAATVDDPATAIDESLDINAASKTTNPYNMMHNINLKIGVLF